The following proteins are encoded in a genomic region of Primulina huaijiensis isolate GDHJ02 chromosome 3, ASM1229523v2, whole genome shotgun sequence:
- the LOC140974030 gene encoding inositol 1,3,4-trisphosphate 5/6-kinase 4 isoform X3 has protein sequence MGGVRGILLDSSVLLPSDDGDFSGEASLLPGADYVLRKLRYSKIPTGIAHGLDLASPMIYFLQETARVYSLDCFVFSLTSEDDISGVVAHKWEDNGGAFIHVVSSYREEFSHKGSSSGWMKVIVDAESIAAAGMLNIFLIHKLEELLLLICNLNKKATSAEALILGYAMKPSREEDFAKRGAFPLCPTPNGLIFLPFSYEIPILPQLQEVDAVLHKATDEILAVDMSSSSEICNNVTFTKNLQELQRLCRCIECQLNCCLIDPFINIFPVLDRLRIQQILIGLEALNVQGRCKIRAPNFLKVDSLDVPNLEQRLAEAKLSLPNIVKPQVACGVADAHSMAIVFKVNHYKDLTVPLPSVVQEYVDHSSLLYKFYALGGKVFYTVKKSIPNAVTLMKLFAENGLKPLHFDSLKSLPTAKEQINSDNHHIDFELVTTAADWLRRTLDLTIFGFDVVVQDGTGDHVIVDVNYLPSFKEIPDDVAIPAFWDALKEKIKKSKLSIETS, from the exons ATGGGTGGAGTGAGGGGAATTCTGCTGGATTCATCCGTGCTTTTGCCCTCCGATGATGGCGATTTTAGCGGAGAAGCCTCGCTCCTCCCCGGCGCCGATTATGTTCTTCGCAAACTACGCTACTCCAAGATCCCCACG GGTATAGCTCATGGTCTGGATCTTGCAAGCCCAATG ATATATTTTCTTCAAGAGACAGCTCGAGTCTACTCCTTGGATTGTTTTGTCTTCAGCTTGACATCAGAGGATGATATATCTGGTGTGGTTGCTCACAAATGGGAGGACAATGGAGGGGCTTTTATTCATGTAGTTTCCAGTTACAGAGAGGAATTCAGTCACAAAGGAAGCAGCTCTGGCTGGATGAAGGTTATTGTCG ATGCTGAATCTATTGCAGCAGCTGGGATGTTAAATATATTTCTTATTCACAAGCTTGAAGAGCTGCTTTTGTTGATCTGCAATTTGAATAAAAAG GCCACGAGTGCAGAGGCCTTAATTTTGGGCTATGCAATGAAACCTTCTCGCGAAGAAGACTTTGCAAAG AGAGGCGCCTTTCCGTTGTGTCCAACGCCAAATGGACTGATTTTTTTGCCTTTTAGTTACGAAATTCCCATATTACCTCAGTTGCAAGAAGTTGACGCAGTTCTTCATAAGGCAACTGATGAGATATTGGCTGTGGACATGAGCAGTTCATCAGAAATCTGTAACAATGTGACTTTCACTAAAAACTTGCAGGAGTTGCAAAG GCTTTGCAGGTGTATTGAATGCCAGCTGAATTGTTGTCTAATCGACCCATTTATCAACATTTTCCCTGTATTGGATCGGCTGAGAATTCAACAGATTTTAATTGGCTTGGAAGCTCTCAACGTTCAAGGCCGCTGTAAAATCAGAGCCCCTAATTTTCTCAAG GTTGATAGCTTGGATGTGCCAAATTTGGAACAAAGGCTAGCAGAAGCAAAGTTATCTCTTCCAAATATAGTTAAACCTCAAGTTGCTTGTGGTGTAGCTGATGCTCACAGTATG GCTATTGTTTTTAAGGTAAATCATTACAAGGATCTCACTGTTCCTCTTCCATCTGTGGTGCAG GAATACGTGGATCATTCCTCTTTGCTCTACAAATTTTATGCTTTGGGTGGGAAGGTTTTTTATACAGTCAAGAAGTCGATTCCCAATGCAGTtacattgatgaaattatttgcTGAAAATGGACTGAAGCCGTTACACTTTGACAG CTTGAAGTCTCTGCCCACTGCTAAAGAACAAATTAATTCTGATAATCATCACATTGATTTTGAGCTGGTCACTACTGCAGCAGATTGGCTTAGAAGAACCCTTGATCTTACAATATTTGGCTTTGATGTTGTT GTTCAGGATGGCACAGGCGACCATGTCATCGTGGATGTGAATTATCTTCCATCATTCAAGGAAATCCCTGATGATGTTGCAATCCCTGCTTTTTGGGATGCTTTGAAGGAAAAGATAAAAAAGAGTAAACTATCTATAGAAACCTCTTAA
- the LOC140974032 gene encoding vacuolar protein sorting-associated protein 53 A-like yields MAKTDKQRALDYINQMFPTEASLSGVDPLMQKIHVEIRRVDAEILAAVRQQSNSGSKAREELAAATHAVQELIGKIREIKTKAEQSETMVQEICRDIKKLDFAKKHITTTITALHRLTMLVSAVEQLQVMASKRQYKEAAAQLEAVNQLCGHFDAYRDVPKITELREKFKSIKQILKSHVFSDFSSLGTGKETEETHLLQQLSDACLVVDALEPSVREELVKNFCSRELTSYQQIFEGAELAKLDKTERRYAWIKRRLRTNEEIWKLFPSSWHVPYLLCIQFCKLTRTQMVEILNNLKEKPDVGTILVALQRTLEFEEELAEKFGGGSRSRESESDNVEDKVESNNQIVSDIRKKYEKKLAAHLGSENEDQDGHKDLSIPGAGFNFQGIISSCFEPYLTVYVELEEKTLLEHLEKLIQEETWETEEGSQTNILSSSMQVFLIIRRTLKRCSALTKKQTLFNLIKVFERILKAYATKLFAKLPKGGTGIVAAATGMDGQIKTSDRDERVICYIVNTAEYCHKTSGELAENVSKIVDPVFVDRIDMSEVQDEFSAVITKALITLVNGIETKFDVEMAAMTRVPWGTLESVGDQSEYVNNINTILTASIPVLGNLLSPIYFQFFLDKLASSLGPRFYLNIFKCKQISETGAQQMLLDTQAVKTILLDVPSLGKKTSVAAGYSKFVSREMSKAEALLKVILSSTDSVADTYCALLPEGTPSEFQRILDLKGLKRTDQQTILDDYNKRGAGTYQTSLKTVIPSAPSTMVAAPVMANPIAPGIIPLKEEIVARAAALGRGAATTGIRRFLALTESTTKDRKDGAFRKLFIG; encoded by the exons ATGGCGAAGACAGACAAGCAGAGAGCTTTAGATTACATCAACCAGATGTTTCCCACAG AGGCATCTCTATCTGGTGTCGATCCACTTATGCAGAAAATACACGTTGAAATTCGTAGAGTGGATGCTGAGATTTTAGCGGCTGTTCGTCAGCAG AGTAACTCAGGAAGCAAGGCCCGAGAGGAACTTGCTGCAGCCACTCACGCGGTTCAG GAACTCATTGGTAAAATTagagaaataaaaacaaaagcaGAGCAAAGTGAAACAATGGTTCAGGAAATATGCCGTGACATTAAGAAACTTGACTTTGCAAAGAAGCATATAACGACCACAATTACTGCCCTTCATCGTCTTACAATGCTAG TCTCTGCCGTAGAACAACTCCAAGTCATGGCTTCCAAAAGGCAATACAAGGAGGCAGCTGCGCAGCTTGAG GCTGTCAATCAGTTATGCGGTCACTTTGATGCTTACAGAGATGTTCCAAAGATTACAGAACTTCGGGAGAAATTTAAGAGCATCAAACAAATACTAAAGTCACATGTGTTTTCAGATTTCTCCAG CTTAGGTACAGGAAAAGAGACAGAAGAAACTCATCTACTGCAGCAGCTATCAGATGCTTGTCTAGTTGTCGATGCTTTAGAACCATCGGTCAGGGAAGAGTTAGTAAAGAATTTTTGCAGCAGGGAACTTACTTCTTATCAACAAATTTTTGAGGGAGCTG AGTTAGCAAAGCTGGATAAAACAGAAAGACGGTATGCCTGGATCAAGCGTCGACTGAGAACCAATGAAGAGATTTGGAAACTTTTTCCATCTTCATGGCATGTTCCCTATCTGCTCTGCATCCAGTTCTGCAAATTGACAAG GACACAAATGGTGGAGATTCTCAATAATCTTAAAGAAAAGCCAGATGTAGGAACAATATTAGTG GCATTGCAACGTACTCTTGAATTTGAAGAAGAATTAGCAGAAAAATTTGGAGGTGGAAGTCGGAGCAGAGAATCAGAAAGTGACAATGTGGAAGATAAAGTGGAAAGTAACAATCAGATTGTTTCAGACATTCGAAAGAAATATGAGAAAAAGCTTGCTGCACATCTTGGAAGTGAGAATGAG GATCAAGATGGGCACAAAGATTTATCCATTCCTGGTGCTGGG TTCAATTTTCAAGGGATCATTTCATCATGCTTTGAACCTTACTTGACGGTATATGTGGAACTGGAAGAGAAGacccttttggaacatttggaGAAACTTATCCAG GAAGAAACTTGGGAAACTGAGGAGGGAAGCCAAACTAACATTTTATCTAGCAGCATGCAG GTTTTTTTGATTATAAGGAGGACTTTAAAGCGATGCAGTGCTTTGACAAAAAAACAGACACTCTTTAATCTGATAAAG GTATTTGAAAGAATTCTTAAAGCATATGCAACAAAACTTTTTGCCAAACTCCCCAAGGGTGGTACAGGAATTGTAGCTGCTGCTACAGGAATGGATGGTCAAATAAAg ACATCCGACAGGGATGAACGTGTGATCTGTTATATAGTTAATACAGCTGAATATTGCCACAAAACG TCTGGGGAATTGGCCGAAAATGTGTCCAAAATAGTTGATCCTGTCTTTGTGGACAGGATTGATATGTCTGAAGTGCAG GACGAGTTTTCAGCAGTTATAACAAAAGCATTGATAACTCTCGTGAATGGTATAGAAACGAAATTTGATGTTGAAATGGCTGCAATGACACGTGTTCCTTGGGGCACACTTGAAAGTGTTGGTGACCAATCGGA GTatgtaaataatataaatacaatCCTGACTGCTAGCATTCCTGTACTTGGAAATCTTCTTTCTCCTATATATTTCCAATTCTTTCTTGATAAG CTTGCGTCATCTCTTGGTCCACGCTTTTACCTCAACATATTCAAATGCAAACAAATATCAGAAACAGGAGCCCAACAA ATGTTGTTAGATACACAAGCTGTAAAAACAATTCTTTTAGATGTTCCTTCCCTTGGGAAAAAG ACTTCTGTAGCTGCTGGTTACTCAAAATTTGTGAGTCGTGaaatgagcaaagctgaagctCTGCTAAAG GTTATATTGTCCTCAACTGACTCTGTGGCAGATACATATTGTGCTTTGTTACCTGAGGGTACACCTTCAGAGTTCCAACGGATTCTGGACCTGAAG GGCCTCAAAAGGACTGATCAACAAACCATACTCGATGACTACAACAAACGTGGGGCAGGGACATATCAAACATCTTTAAAGACGGTCATCCCATCTGCACCCAGCACCATGGTGGCAGCACCCGTGATGGCTAATCCAATCGCACCTGGGATCATCCCACTGAAGGAAGAAATCGTGGCTAGAGCAGCTGCGCTAGGGCGAGGTGCTGCCACGACAGGAATCCGCAGATTCTTAGCTTTAACTGAATCAACCACCAAAGATAGAAAAGATGGGGCATTCAGAAAGCTTTTCATCGGATAA
- the LOC140974030 gene encoding inositol 1,3,4-trisphosphate 5/6-kinase 4 isoform X2, translating to MGGVRGILLDSSVLLPSDDGDFSGEASLLPGADYVLRKLRYSKIPTGIAHGLDLASPMIYFLQETARVYSLDCFVFSLTSEDDISGVVAHKWEDNGGAFIHVVSSYREEFSHKGSSSGWMKVIVGSAGRNSSNDAESIAAAGMLNIFLIHKLEELLLLICNLNKKATSAEALILGYAMKPSREEDFAKRGAFPLCPTPNGLIFLPFSYEIPILPQLQEVDAVLHKATDEILAVDMSSSSEICNNVTFTKNLQELQRCIECQLNCCLIDPFINIFPVLDRLRIQQILIGLEALNVQGRCKIRAPNFLKVDSLDVPNLEQRLAEAKLSLPNIVKPQVACGVADAHSMAIVFKVNHYKDLTVPLPSVVQEYVDHSSLLYKFYALGGKVFYTVKKSIPNAVTLMKLFAENGLKPLHFDSLKSLPTAKEQINSDNHHIDFELVTTAADWLRRTLDLTIFGFDVVVQDGTGDHVIVDVNYLPSFKEIPDDVAIPAFWDALKEKIKKSKLSIETS from the exons ATGGGTGGAGTGAGGGGAATTCTGCTGGATTCATCCGTGCTTTTGCCCTCCGATGATGGCGATTTTAGCGGAGAAGCCTCGCTCCTCCCCGGCGCCGATTATGTTCTTCGCAAACTACGCTACTCCAAGATCCCCACG GGTATAGCTCATGGTCTGGATCTTGCAAGCCCAATG ATATATTTTCTTCAAGAGACAGCTCGAGTCTACTCCTTGGATTGTTTTGTCTTCAGCTTGACATCAGAGGATGATATATCTGGTGTGGTTGCTCACAAATGGGAGGACAATGGAGGGGCTTTTATTCATGTAGTTTCCAGTTACAGAGAGGAATTCAGTCACAAAGGAAGCAGCTCTGGCTGGATGAAGGTTATTGTCG gatcTGCTGGAAGAAATTCGTCCAATG ATGCTGAATCTATTGCAGCAGCTGGGATGTTAAATATATTTCTTATTCACAAGCTTGAAGAGCTGCTTTTGTTGATCTGCAATTTGAATAAAAAG GCCACGAGTGCAGAGGCCTTAATTTTGGGCTATGCAATGAAACCTTCTCGCGAAGAAGACTTTGCAAAG AGAGGCGCCTTTCCGTTGTGTCCAACGCCAAATGGACTGATTTTTTTGCCTTTTAGTTACGAAATTCCCATATTACCTCAGTTGCAAGAAGTTGACGCAGTTCTTCATAAGGCAACTGATGAGATATTGGCTGTGGACATGAGCAGTTCATCAGAAATCTGTAACAATGTGACTTTCACTAAAAACTTGCAGGAGTTGCAAAG GTGTATTGAATGCCAGCTGAATTGTTGTCTAATCGACCCATTTATCAACATTTTCCCTGTATTGGATCGGCTGAGAATTCAACAGATTTTAATTGGCTTGGAAGCTCTCAACGTTCAAGGCCGCTGTAAAATCAGAGCCCCTAATTTTCTCAAG GTTGATAGCTTGGATGTGCCAAATTTGGAACAAAGGCTAGCAGAAGCAAAGTTATCTCTTCCAAATATAGTTAAACCTCAAGTTGCTTGTGGTGTAGCTGATGCTCACAGTATG GCTATTGTTTTTAAGGTAAATCATTACAAGGATCTCACTGTTCCTCTTCCATCTGTGGTGCAG GAATACGTGGATCATTCCTCTTTGCTCTACAAATTTTATGCTTTGGGTGGGAAGGTTTTTTATACAGTCAAGAAGTCGATTCCCAATGCAGTtacattgatgaaattatttgcTGAAAATGGACTGAAGCCGTTACACTTTGACAG CTTGAAGTCTCTGCCCACTGCTAAAGAACAAATTAATTCTGATAATCATCACATTGATTTTGAGCTGGTCACTACTGCAGCAGATTGGCTTAGAAGAACCCTTGATCTTACAATATTTGGCTTTGATGTTGTT GTTCAGGATGGCACAGGCGACCATGTCATCGTGGATGTGAATTATCTTCCATCATTCAAGGAAATCCCTGATGATGTTGCAATCCCTGCTTTTTGGGATGCTTTGAAGGAAAAGATAAAAAAGAGTAAACTATCTATAGAAACCTCTTAA
- the LOC140974030 gene encoding inositol 1,3,4-trisphosphate 5/6-kinase 4 isoform X1, with protein sequence MGGVRGILLDSSVLLPSDDGDFSGEASLLPGADYVLRKLRYSKIPTGIAHGLDLASPMIYFLQETARVYSLDCFVFSLTSEDDISGVVAHKWEDNGGAFIHVVSSYREEFSHKGSSSGWMKVIVGSAGRNSSNDAESIAAAGMLNIFLIHKLEELLLLICNLNKKATSAEALILGYAMKPSREEDFAKRGAFPLCPTPNGLIFLPFSYEIPILPQLQEVDAVLHKATDEILAVDMSSSSEICNNVTFTKNLQELQRLCRCIECQLNCCLIDPFINIFPVLDRLRIQQILIGLEALNVQGRCKIRAPNFLKVDSLDVPNLEQRLAEAKLSLPNIVKPQVACGVADAHSMAIVFKVNHYKDLTVPLPSVVQEYVDHSSLLYKFYALGGKVFYTVKKSIPNAVTLMKLFAENGLKPLHFDSLKSLPTAKEQINSDNHHIDFELVTTAADWLRRTLDLTIFGFDVVVQDGTGDHVIVDVNYLPSFKEIPDDVAIPAFWDALKEKIKKSKLSIETS encoded by the exons ATGGGTGGAGTGAGGGGAATTCTGCTGGATTCATCCGTGCTTTTGCCCTCCGATGATGGCGATTTTAGCGGAGAAGCCTCGCTCCTCCCCGGCGCCGATTATGTTCTTCGCAAACTACGCTACTCCAAGATCCCCACG GGTATAGCTCATGGTCTGGATCTTGCAAGCCCAATG ATATATTTTCTTCAAGAGACAGCTCGAGTCTACTCCTTGGATTGTTTTGTCTTCAGCTTGACATCAGAGGATGATATATCTGGTGTGGTTGCTCACAAATGGGAGGACAATGGAGGGGCTTTTATTCATGTAGTTTCCAGTTACAGAGAGGAATTCAGTCACAAAGGAAGCAGCTCTGGCTGGATGAAGGTTATTGTCG gatcTGCTGGAAGAAATTCGTCCAATG ATGCTGAATCTATTGCAGCAGCTGGGATGTTAAATATATTTCTTATTCACAAGCTTGAAGAGCTGCTTTTGTTGATCTGCAATTTGAATAAAAAG GCCACGAGTGCAGAGGCCTTAATTTTGGGCTATGCAATGAAACCTTCTCGCGAAGAAGACTTTGCAAAG AGAGGCGCCTTTCCGTTGTGTCCAACGCCAAATGGACTGATTTTTTTGCCTTTTAGTTACGAAATTCCCATATTACCTCAGTTGCAAGAAGTTGACGCAGTTCTTCATAAGGCAACTGATGAGATATTGGCTGTGGACATGAGCAGTTCATCAGAAATCTGTAACAATGTGACTTTCACTAAAAACTTGCAGGAGTTGCAAAG GCTTTGCAGGTGTATTGAATGCCAGCTGAATTGTTGTCTAATCGACCCATTTATCAACATTTTCCCTGTATTGGATCGGCTGAGAATTCAACAGATTTTAATTGGCTTGGAAGCTCTCAACGTTCAAGGCCGCTGTAAAATCAGAGCCCCTAATTTTCTCAAG GTTGATAGCTTGGATGTGCCAAATTTGGAACAAAGGCTAGCAGAAGCAAAGTTATCTCTTCCAAATATAGTTAAACCTCAAGTTGCTTGTGGTGTAGCTGATGCTCACAGTATG GCTATTGTTTTTAAGGTAAATCATTACAAGGATCTCACTGTTCCTCTTCCATCTGTGGTGCAG GAATACGTGGATCATTCCTCTTTGCTCTACAAATTTTATGCTTTGGGTGGGAAGGTTTTTTATACAGTCAAGAAGTCGATTCCCAATGCAGTtacattgatgaaattatttgcTGAAAATGGACTGAAGCCGTTACACTTTGACAG CTTGAAGTCTCTGCCCACTGCTAAAGAACAAATTAATTCTGATAATCATCACATTGATTTTGAGCTGGTCACTACTGCAGCAGATTGGCTTAGAAGAACCCTTGATCTTACAATATTTGGCTTTGATGTTGTT GTTCAGGATGGCACAGGCGACCATGTCATCGTGGATGTGAATTATCTTCCATCATTCAAGGAAATCCCTGATGATGTTGCAATCCCTGCTTTTTGGGATGCTTTGAAGGAAAAGATAAAAAAGAGTAAACTATCTATAGAAACCTCTTAA